A single Candidatus Poribacteria bacterium DNA region contains:
- the ilvE gene encoding branched-chain-amino-acid transaminase: MQPKLPDSRNEDILIHVNGELLPREDAKISVFDSLVQGGDGVWEGLRVYNGKIFALDEHLDRLMDSAHAMAFANIPTRAAVKTAIFETLEANGMRDGVHIRLTLSRGKKVTSSMDARVNQYGTSLIVLAEWKPPIYSKGGIRLITSAIRRNPPQCVDSKIHHNNLINNILAKIEANVAGVDDAIMLDIHGYVSETNATNMFIVKRGHVLTPHADSCLPGITRGMVIQIAREAGIPLTERNVSLVEVYTADEVFTTGTVGELSPVLEVDGRKIGDDSIGPVTTRLQELYAERTANEGEPLP, translated from the coding sequence ATGCAGCCTAAATTACCTGATTCAAGGAATGAAGATATTTTAATCCACGTTAACGGTGAGCTCCTGCCCCGTGAGGATGCGAAGATTTCCGTGTTCGATAGCCTCGTCCAAGGTGGCGACGGTGTATGGGAAGGCTTGCGCGTCTACAACGGGAAGATTTTTGCATTGGATGAACACCTTGACCGACTCATGGATTCCGCGCACGCTATGGCATTCGCGAATATCCCAACACGTGCGGCAGTCAAAACGGCAATCTTCGAGACGCTTGAAGCCAACGGCATGCGCGACGGTGTCCATATCCGTCTAACACTCAGTCGCGGGAAAAAAGTTACCTCCAGTATGGACGCGCGCGTCAATCAGTACGGTACGAGTCTGATTGTACTCGCGGAGTGGAAGCCGCCTATCTATTCAAAGGGTGGTATCCGTTTGATCACTTCAGCGATCCGACGGAATCCACCGCAGTGCGTTGACTCTAAAATCCACCACAATAACCTGATTAACAACATCCTCGCCAAGATTGAGGCGAATGTCGCTGGCGTAGACGATGCGATTATGCTCGACATTCACGGGTATGTCTCAGAGACGAATGCGACGAATATGTTTATTGTAAAGCGTGGACATGTCCTGACACCCCACGCCGATAGCTGCCTCCCCGGCATTACGCGGGGTATGGTCATCCAAATCGCCCGTGAGGCGGGGATCCCGCTCACAGAACGGAATGTTTCGTTGGTTGAGGTTTACACTGCCGATGAAGTTTTCACGACGGGGACTGTTGGTGAATTGAGTCCTGTTTTGGAGGTTGACGGTAGAAAAATTGGAGATGACAGCATCGGTCCCGTGACGACTCGGTTACAGGAACTTTATGCAGAACGGACAGCTAATGAAGGGGAACCTTTACCATAG
- a CDS encoding transposase, whose amino-acid sequence MRRTRPDAICIATEPDFTQKPFLRTSDMKTFPKHRSHTLRTGRYSIPGTYYHIVIVTNKRRRILSDNKVASIIFQTFDWMEGEKRLEWICIRVMPDHVHAVIRLGEEQTLAKVLHSIKRYTAREINKQLSTAGVFWQKGYTDWGIRDDAALNDTIRYCYANPVRAGIVETPRDYPHWRCKFQMEY is encoded by the coding sequence TTGCGGCGTACACGCCCAGATGCGATCTGCATCGCAACCGAACCGGATTTTACACAAAAACCTTTCTTGAGAACTTCAGACATGAAAACCTTTCCAAAACACCGCAGTCACACCTTACGCACAGGTAGGTATTCGATACCAGGCACATATTACCACATTGTGATCGTCACCAACAAGCGGCGGCGAATCCTCTCGGATAACAAGGTCGCATCAATCATTTTTCAGACTTTTGATTGGATGGAAGGAGAAAAACGTTTGGAGTGGATATGTATTAGGGTGATGCCTGATCACGTACATGCGGTCATTAGACTCGGAGAGGAGCAGACGCTCGCGAAAGTGTTGCATTCTATAAAACGTTATACTGCGCGTGAAATTAACAAACAGTTATCCACAGCAGGTGTCTTTTGGCAGAAAGGTTATACAGATTGGGGTATTCGAGATGACGCTGCATTAAACGATACCATCCGTTACTGCTATGCGAATCCGGTAAGAGCGGGAATAGTGGAGACCCCTCGCGATTATCCGCATTGGCGATGCAAATTTCAAATGGAATATTGA